TGTTAGAAGCCTTTATAAAGCCTGAGTGGATTCATCATTTAtttaaacaataaaataacatttcccaacatttctgaaaattgaTATATAgctttttggaatgaaactcttcttatgtttccccatctgagctcagagtagatgagagatgtaatgtttgtctctgttgtgttgaagtccaatcaagcaggagagaccagcctcccctgttcccagctgtgtgtccatgaagagtgacaagTCTATGGATCGTCCTATactgtttagagagggagacttttctcctgaacaaaggtaagaagaactcatgggtcctggtcagtgagttaaacaacactgtctctagtcatttctcctcccattttcccatttattattgttttcataatccatagcctcatccttttgtccatttccatagtcctaaaacaatattaaacaaacacaacattccctccgtgtgtgtgtgtgtgtgtgtgtgtgtgtgtgtgtgtgtgtgtgtgtgtgtgtgtgtgtgtgtgtgtgtgtgtgtgtgtgtgtgtgtgtgtgtgtgtgtgtgtgcgtgcactccTTGGATattttgtccacagaaaccaacaggagagatcagagtcagagattctcagtggtcagtcttcccagagtcatcaaacagacctggcctccatattcagtgtatgtggtcctgttatgtacatttgtttttgtttacctcaagtaaagttgatctgtcaatcattcattaatgtgttaatgagaaagcatttattatcttgcttaacttatttacttGATTTATTTCAGGTGCTTGAAGATAAtattatgacatttgtgaagaacgagctgaagatgttcaagaggattcttagtccagaactcccagaaggctttgagagtcagaagcaggataaggaagtggtggatgctgaagatgagaagcaggagagcagtgccagagagggggctctgaagatcacactgcacatcctgaggaaaatgaaccagaaggagcttgctgacacactggagaaatgtaagatctgtctgcctcatgttgaagtatgttttataacatttaaaagctgtagctaaagtacagctaaagtagctgtgtaactcaatgatattgtagcagccttaacacaacacctagtgacctcatcaagtagcagcagggatgtgttgtggtgattcatttagagagagaacattaataataccatcaataataccaataataatataatcagtcacaccagtctgtaatgcattatgaaaacatttacacatttatacagtcagttacgagaacaaattattataatttacaacttataacagtcctacaatactgtaggtattaaaacagacgtaatattaatatcctctgtgttatttctagattcagatgagctcgctgtgatttgccaacgtgaactcaaatctaatctaaagaagaagtttcaatgtgtatttgaggggatcgctaaacaaggaaacccaacacttctcaataagatctacacagagctctacatcacagagggtggaacaggagaggtcaataatgaacatgagctgagacagattgagacaacaaccaggaaacaagcaagaccagagactccaatcaaatgtaacgacatcttcaaacccttaactggacaagacaaacctatcagaactgtgctgacaaagggagtcactggcattggaaaaacagtctctatgcagaagttcattctggactgggctgaaggaaaagcaaatcaggatgtccaatttgtatttttattcccttttcgggagctgaatttgatggaaggggacaaacacactttcattgaacttcttaatcacttctcaatggaaaccaaacagTCAGGAATCTCCAACTacaacaagtacaaagttctgttaatctttgatggtctggatgagtgccgactgcccctagacttccagaagaacaagatctgttgtgacgtcacagagtcaacctcagtggatgttctgctgacaaatctcatcaggggaaatctgcttccctctgctctcctctggataactacccgaccaGCAGCAGCCAATACGATCCCTTcagggtgtgttgaccaggtgacagaggtacgagggttcaatgacccacagaaggaggagtacttcaggaagagattcagtgatgaggacctggccagcagaatcatctcacacataaagacatcaaggagcctccacatcatgtgccacattccagtcttctgttggatttctgcaatagtccttgaacacatgctgaaacataagagagaagagatgcccaagactctgactgagatgtacacacaccttgtggtgtttcataccaaacagaagaatgaaaagtatcttgggaaagaagagacagatccacactggaataaagagagcattctgtcattgggaaaactggcttttcaacagcttgtgaatggcaatctgattttctatgaagaagacctgaaagaggctggcattgatgttaatgaagcctcagtgtactcaggattgtgcacacagctctttaaagaggaacgtgggctgtaccaggacaaggtgttctgctttgttcatctgagcattcaggagtttctggctgctgtatatgtgtttctctcattcatcaacaacaatgagaatctaatggacAAACTGCAATCAACGTCCAGGAACTTTTCTGTGAGGATCAAACAAAGGCGTAAAGTTACtttctacaagagtgctgtggataaagccttacaaagtgagacgggaaacctggaccttttcctccgcttccttctgggcctctcactggagtccaatcagaagcacttacgaggtctactgacaaagacaagaagcagctcacagagccatgaagaaacagtcgagtacatcaaggagaagatcaggaagaatccctctccagagaggagcatcaatctgttccactgtctgaatgaactgaatgaccattctctagtggaggagatccaaagatacctgagatcaggaagtctctcaaaacccaacctctcacctgcacagtggtcagctctggtctttgtgttgctgacttcagaaaaggagctggatgtgtttgacctgaagaaatactccagatcagaggaaggtcttctgaggctgctgccagtggtcaaagcctccagagctgctctgtgagtaaataaaatgacatttaagaactaatcatcaggaagaaatattcagtttagagaaaaatatgtattataatatgtatataatattatattgaaaaacatattgaataaattcattgattttcacattagtataacaatatgaccatacaattctaggaaacggaagatgaatctatatgttgtttgggaaaataaaccaaatgcatctaccattgtccttctacactactggtgttaaatgaacagtgtatttgtgaagtcatgatgatctctttttcagcctgtcaggctgtggagtcacagaggaaggctgtgcttctctggtctcagctctgaagtcaaacccctcacacctgagagagctggatctgagtaacaatgacctgaaggattcaggagtgaagctgctctctgatggactggggaatccccactgtaaactggagactctgaggtcagtattatcagatatgaaagcactttatgtatgtagttctcccatttgaaaaagtcgtaattattcggttatattcacttatagtgtactaaagtagtcatacgtttagtatttggtcccatattccatgcctgcagtgattacatcaagcttgtgattctactaacttgttgaattaatttgcagtttgtcttggttgtgtttgggatgtttttcctaatagaaactgaatggtgaataatgtcctgtcattttggagtcacttcacttgtattgtcagtaagaatagaagatgtttctgaacacttctacattcatgtggatgctaccataatTATGAATTAATCGTGaatgatgatgaatgagaaagttagaGGTACAAACATCATACCCCCTCtggtattggtaatggtgagaggttagcatgttttgttgtagtctctgttattggtcatggtgagaggttagcatgttttgttgtagcctatgttattggtaatggtgagaggttagcatgttttgttgtagcctctgttattggtaatggtgagaggttagcatgttttgttgtagtctctgttattggtaatggtgagaggttagcatgttttgttgtagtctctgttattggtaatggtgagaggttagtatgttttgttgtagtctcttattggtaatggtgagaggttagtatgttttgttgtagtctctgttattggtaatggtgagaggttagcatgttttgttgtagtctctgttattggtaatggagagaggttagcatgttttgttgtagcctctgttattggtaatggtgagaggttagcatgttttgttgtagcctctgttattggtaatggtgagaggttagcatgttttgttgtagtctctgttattggtaatggtgagaggttagcatgttttgttgtagcctctgttattggtaatggtgagatgttagcatgttgtgttgtagcctctgttattggtattggtgagatgttagcatgttttgttgtagtctctgttattggtaatggtgagaggttagcatgttttgttgtagcctctgttattggtaatggtgagaggttagtatgttttgttgtagtctctgttattggtaatggtgagaggttagcatgttttgttgtagcctctgttattggtaatggtgagaggttagcatgttttgttgtagcctctgttattggtaatggtgagaggttagtatgttttgttgtagcctctgttattggtaatggtgagaggttaacatgttttgttgtagcctctgttattggtaatggtgagaggttagtatgttttgttgtagcctctgttattggtaatggtgagaggttagcatgttttgttgtagcctctttaactttctcactcattattattcatgattcattcatgatCTTTCTCAGTCAAGGCGTCACAGGCTTGATGTCTCATTGTGTTCGAGGAATATGGGACCAGATAAACTTTTGTCTAATCACTTTAAGTGTCAGAATAGTTATGACTTCTTCAAaaggggggactagatacattaAATTAATTTAATTTTTCTAAACGTTGAAacagaaatgtattaaaataccctcaaataaaaggtgacattatatactgtcacctcatatgaaacatttgatctgaaatccaaaatgctggagtatagagacacatttatttacagtacctctgttattggtaatggtgcaGGCTGTCTGGTCAACCCCAACACATTATTTGTGCACAGGTTACAGTGTAAGCAGGGAAAGCTAAGTGAAATATTTTAATATAACCTGTCTGTCATTGTATTTCTTCTGTGTTTCAGACTCACTGTCTGTAAactcacagacacatcctgtaaagtgttggcctcagttctcagttcaaacccctcacacctgagagagctggatctgagtaacaatgacctgaaggattcaggagtgaagctgctctctgctggactgggggatccccactgtaaactggagactctgaggtcagtattcctgtagttggtcaacaagtgataactgttcaccagatccacatgtgtttaccagacacacatagtccacaccatatgtgtttggacagtgaagctcaCAGTTTTACATTTGGTGCTctgctccagcattttggatttgagatagaATGTTTCAAATTgggagacagtacagaatgtcaccttttatttaaaggtattttcatacatatatattttactgtttataaatgaaagcactttatgtatctagttctcccatttgaaaaaGTGATAATATTTTGGATGTGTTTGaggtcagtataatatatattgtggactgtatactcaatacaatctaaatctgatacctcactgtctaaatagatatggtgtggactgtatactcaatacaatctaaatctgatacctcactgtctaaatagatatggtgtggactgtatactcaatataatctaaatctgattcctgactgtctgtcttctgactgatactgctttttaaactggtctggtcagtctactataatatttgtactatacatgtttctatctgcaggcaatactttgatcatttgttattttttatgatgatacactattttatgaatagatatggaaggtttcaggacactgatatatatatctgaatatgttgaaaacatttactgccactattttccccaccaaagaatatcagtgtgattttaatatgatttgactctttgcaggctgtcaggctgtctagtcacagaggaaggctgtgcttctctggtctcagctctggagtcaaacccctcacacctgagagagctggatctgagtagcAATggcctgaaggattcaggagtgaagctgctctctgctggactggggaatccccactgtaaactggagactctgaggtcagtattcctgtagttggtcaacaagtgataactgttcaccagatccacatgtgtttaccagacacacagttTTACATTTGGTGCTatgctccagcattttggatatGAGATGTTTCTTATTTGgcaacagtacagaatgtcaccttttatttaaggGTATTCATACATACatgttttactgtttagaaatGTATCGTGAATGACGAATAACAAAGTTATAGAGGCACAAAGATCAGATTTCTTtttaacctcccctgttattggtaatggtgagaggttagcatgttt
This is a stretch of genomic DNA from Oncorhynchus nerka isolate Pitt River unplaced genomic scaffold, Oner_Uvic_2.0 unplaced_scaffold_2815, whole genome shotgun sequence. It encodes these proteins:
- the LOC135566975 gene encoding NLR family CARD domain-containing protein 3-like, with the translated sequence MKSDKSMDRPILFREGDFSPEQRNQQERSESEILSGQSSQSHQTDLASIFSVLEDNIMTFVKNELKMFKRILSPELPEGFESQKQDKEVVDAEDEKQESSAREGALKITLHILRKMNQKELADTLEKYSDELAVICQRELKSNLKKKFQCVFEGIAKQGNPTLLNKIYTELYITEGGTGEVNNEHELRQIETTTRKQARPETPIKCNDIFKPLTGQDKPIRTVLTKGVTGIGKTVSMQKFILDWAEGKANQDVQFVFLFPFRELNLMEGDKHTFIELLNHFSMETKQSGISNYNKYKVLLIFDGLDECRLPLDFQKNKICCDVTESTSVDVLLTNLIRGNLLPSALLWITTRPAAANTIPSGCVDQVTEVRGFNDPQKEEYFRKRFSDEDLASRIISHIKTSRSLHIMCHIPVFCWISAIVLEHMLKHKREEMPKTLTEMYTHLVVFHTKQKNEKYLGKEETDPHWNKESILSLGKLAFQQLVNGNLIFYEEDLKEAGIDVNEASVYSGLCTQLFKEERGLYQDKVFCFVHLSIQEFLAAVYVFLSFINNNENLMDKLQSTSRNFSVRIKQRRKVTFYKSAVDKALQSETGNLDLFLRFLLGLSLESNQKHLRGLLTKTRSSSQSHEETVEYIKEKIRKNPSPERSINLFHCLNELNDHSLVEEIQRYLRSGSLSKPNLSPAQWSALVFVLLTSEKELDVFDLKKYSRSEEGLLRLLPVVKASRAALLSGCGVTEEGCASLVSALKSNPSHLRELDLSNNDLKDSGVKLLSDGLGNPHCKLETLRLTVCKLTDTSCKVLASVLSSNPSHLRELDLSNNDLKDSGVKLLSAGLGDPHCKLETLRLSGCLVTEEGCASLVSALESNPSHLRELDLSSNGLKDSGVKLLSAGLGNPHCKLETLSVEHGGENRMKPGLRKYVCDLTLDPNTVNRLLSLSEGNRKVTWRREEQPYPDHPERFEDWGQVLCREGLTGCCYWEVEWRGGAVIGVTYKGISRRGGVEDCCLGHNDKSWSLLCSVNSYIAWHNKNPTTIDVPSSSSHRVGVYLDWPAGTLSFYRASSDTLTHLITFTSTFTEPLYPGFRVHY